A stretch of Candidatus Neomarinimicrobiota bacterium DNA encodes these proteins:
- the lpxK gene encoding tetraacyldisaccharide 4'-kinase, protein MLTRRTWAKLRPFLWPVALFYWGLAWWRNFFYRIGFFVTRRVSVPVVSVGNLSVGGTGKTPATIFIAQHLLSLGYKVGIVSRGYGRRSSGTLLVSDGRRILVLPDEAGDEPYLMASRLASVPVVVDEDRYRGATVLISRFSPDILILDDAFQHRGLARDCDIVLLDASSPRTDYRIFPHGTLREHLGALKRANLVVWTRTDTYAPPPELWRKVEVLGIPQIQSQMEIIPQLIEAASGRSVPLADLQGQGLLAFCGIARPLTFYHALIAIGLEPETVRYYPDHYNYTRADMAYLAGLTEDSRLAMVTTEKDALKLDRDFLAAHQVYMLRIEFRLAGPDFETFRDLLALRLPLPQITPSVGEA, encoded by the coding sequence ATGCTTACACGGCGCACCTGGGCTAAACTGCGGCCCTTTCTCTGGCCGGTGGCGCTCTTCTATTGGGGTCTGGCGTGGTGGCGAAATTTCTTCTATCGGATCGGCTTTTTCGTCACCCGTCGAGTCTCGGTCCCGGTGGTATCCGTTGGCAATCTGTCGGTTGGGGGCACGGGAAAAACTCCCGCTACTATTTTTATTGCCCAGCATTTGTTGAGCCTGGGCTATAAGGTGGGCATCGTCAGCCGGGGGTATGGCCGGCGATCATCGGGCACCCTGCTGGTCAGTGATGGCCGCCGCATCCTGGTTCTCCCTGACGAGGCCGGTGATGAGCCTTACCTGATGGCTTCTCGACTGGCAAGCGTACCGGTTGTCGTGGATGAAGATCGCTATCGGGGCGCCACAGTGCTGATCTCCCGTTTCAGCCCCGATATCCTCATCCTGGATGACGCTTTCCAGCATCGGGGCTTAGCCCGTGATTGTGATATCGTCCTTTTGGACGCCAGCTCGCCCCGAACGGACTACCGGATTTTTCCCCACGGCACGTTGCGGGAGCACCTCGGCGCTCTGAAGCGGGCCAATCTGGTGGTCTGGACCAGGACCGACACGTATGCCCCACCACCGGAATTATGGCGGAAGGTTGAGGTGCTGGGTATCCCGCAAATTCAGAGCCAGATGGAGATAATTCCGCAGCTCATCGAGGCGGCCTCCGGCCGATCGGTACCGCTAGCCGACCTCCAGGGGCAGGGCCTGCTCGCCTTCTGTGGCATTGCCCGACCGCTAACCTTCTATCATGCGCTTATCGCTATCGGGCTGGAGCCGGAGACCGTCCGCTATTATCCCGACCATTATAACTATACCCGCGCTGATATGGCCTATCTGGCAGGACTGACCGAGGATAGCCGGCTGGCGATGGTGACGACTGAAAAGGACGCTCTGAAGCTGGACCGCGACTTTCTAGCCGCACACCAGGTCTATATGCTGCGGATTGAGTTTCGTCTGGCAGGCCCGGATTTTGAGACCTTCAGGGACCTGCTGGCACTGCGTCTCCCGCTCCCTCAAATCACGCCGTCCGTTGGGGAAGCATAG
- a CDS encoding type I glyceraldehyde-3-phosphate dehydrogenase has translation MSGNGHTAERIRVGLMGFGRIGRNLYRLASEIPDVEIAVISDVGRPEILYYLLQRDTIHGSFQYGVRLENNRLLLKDDRITEMILGVAPGDVPWKSYEVDIVVDATGKYLTKAHMKAHLAAGAKRVIVASLPEDEIDRLVIMGVNDDTISRSDRMISAGSSTTNPVALMLKILDDAFGVDRAMMTTIHAYTSDQPLADIAGKDFRRSRSAAENIIPNETPTARWLDVILPQFKGKFDGIALNVPVPDGSCVDLTCQFRDAGATVEAVNEALRAAADSMPDIIEVTEDPIVSSDVIRNRHSLVFDMRATMKTAGRLVKTLGWYDNGWGHAARLLDVIHAYARINEKGGAA, from the coding sequence ATGTCAGGAAACGGCCATACTGCAGAGCGAATCCGGGTCGGCTTAATGGGATTCGGGCGCATCGGGCGCAACCTCTACCGCCTGGCTTCCGAAATCCCGGATGTCGAAATCGCTGTCATCAGCGACGTGGGACGACCTGAGATTCTCTACTACCTGCTCCAAAGGGACACTATCCACGGGTCATTCCAATATGGGGTACGGCTTGAGAATAATCGGTTGCTGCTTAAGGATGATCGGATCACCGAGATGATTCTTGGCGTAGCACCAGGCGACGTTCCCTGGAAGAGTTATGAAGTAGATATTGTTGTCGATGCCACGGGGAAGTATCTCACGAAAGCCCACATGAAGGCTCATCTGGCGGCCGGGGCGAAACGGGTAATCGTCGCCAGCCTCCCTGAGGACGAGATTGACCGCTTGGTCATAATGGGAGTAAACGATGATACTATCTCCCGTTCCGACCGGATGATTTCCGCCGGCTCATCGACCACCAACCCCGTAGCGCTGATGCTGAAAATCCTGGATGACGCTTTCGGCGTCGATCGAGCCATGATGACCACCATCCATGCCTACACCAGCGACCAGCCGCTGGCAGACATAGCCGGTAAGGATTTCCGCCGGAGCCGGTCTGCCGCCGAGAACATTATCCCTAATGAAACTCCCACCGCCAGGTGGCTGGACGTCATCCTACCCCAGTTCAAAGGCAAATTTGATGGTATTGCACTCAACGTGCCCGTACCGGATGGTTCCTGCGTTGACCTGACGTGCCAATTCAGGGACGCCGGTGCCACGGTGGAAGCGGTTAATGAGGCCCTGCGAGCGGCCGCCGACAGCATGCCGGACATCATTGAGGTGACGGAAGATCCGATCGTTTCCAGTGATGTTATCCGCAACCGCCACAGCCTGGTTTTTGATATGAGAGCCACTATGAAAACTGCCGGCAGGCTTGTCAAGACCCTGGGCTGGTATGACAATGGGTGGGGGCATGCAGCCCGGCTGCTGGATGTCATTCACGCCTACGCCCGGATCAACGAGAAGGGAGGTGCAGCATGA
- a CDS encoding Gfo/Idh/MocA family oxidoreductase, with the protein MPRDKIKTAVIGLGYLGRHHVEQLLQIPEADLAGVYDISADKMAEVQQRYQVSTFPTLEEALSVAEAVLVVVPTQQHFKVAAQALKAGCHVFVEKPISQTLAEADQLLRLAEKQGRLIQVGHIERLNPAARALEKYALEPRFIEGHRLAPFSERGTDVPVILDLMIHDIDVVLHLIKSPVREIRANGVNVITDSCDIATARIEFENGAVANLTASRVSQKQMRKLRIFQSHIYIGVDFLQRLTEVYRLVDPEEIPSEALLTMPFEFGGRRRLITYEKPEIRADNALYLELSNFIRSIGGLEQPIVDGYSARAALDVAIRIQEAIAETG; encoded by the coding sequence ATGCCTAGGGATAAAATCAAGACCGCCGTCATTGGCCTTGGCTATTTGGGCCGGCATCATGTGGAACAGCTGCTCCAGATACCGGAAGCGGATCTGGCGGGGGTGTACGATATCAGCGCGGATAAAATGGCCGAAGTCCAGCAACGGTATCAGGTAAGCACCTTCCCGACGTTAGAGGAGGCCCTCTCGGTGGCGGAAGCCGTACTGGTAGTCGTGCCTACCCAGCAGCACTTCAAAGTGGCGGCCCAGGCCCTCAAGGCCGGTTGCCATGTGTTCGTTGAGAAGCCCATCAGCCAGACCCTGGCCGAGGCTGACCAGCTCCTGCGCCTGGCGGAGAAGCAGGGACGGCTGATCCAGGTGGGACACATCGAGCGGCTTAACCCGGCGGCCCGGGCGCTGGAAAAGTATGCCCTGGAACCCCGCTTCATCGAAGGACACCGCCTGGCCCCCTTCTCCGAGCGGGGAACCGACGTACCAGTAATCCTGGACCTTATGATACATGATATTGACGTGGTCCTGCACCTGATTAAGTCCCCCGTCCGGGAGATTCGGGCCAACGGCGTTAACGTCATCACTGATTCATGTGACATCGCCACCGCTCGCATCGAGTTTGAAAATGGCGCTGTGGCTAACCTGACCGCCAGCCGCGTCTCACAGAAGCAGATGCGCAAACTGCGGATTTTCCAGAGCCACATTTATATCGGCGTCGATTTCCTCCAGCGGCTGACGGAAGTTTACCGGCTGGTAGACCCGGAGGAGATCCCGTCTGAGGCGCTCCTCACGATGCCGTTTGAGTTTGGCGGCCGCAGGCGGCTCATCACTTATGAGAAGCCGGAGATCCGGGCCGATAATGCCCTCTATCTGGAGCTGAGCAATTTCATCCGCTCGATAGGGGGTCTGGAGCAGCCGATTGTTGACGGCTACTCGGCCCGAGCTGCCCTCGATGTGGCCATTCGTATCCAGGAAGCCATCGCGGAAACTGGTTAG
- a CDS encoding lysophospholipid acyltransferase family protein yields the protein MIQKLGLRLLIQLERGLLAILFFLNRKVVHGEEYLIRARAADRPIFVGFWHASMIFPLWYLRRYRPVGLVSQSSDGDLIAGLLESWGYSPFRGSSTKGSRKALRIMMRMLDQPGVIMANAMDGPLGPAKVAKEGGLALAARKGAIIIPISGAASRRWTFTQSWDRFQLPKPFGRIVIQFGPPIESDPGIAASDLAQLMGEQLNRLEAEADAYTAHLG from the coding sequence GTGATACAAAAGTTGGGATTAAGGCTGCTGATTCAGCTGGAACGGGGGCTACTGGCCATCCTCTTTTTCCTGAACCGCAAGGTGGTGCATGGCGAAGAGTATTTAATCCGTGCCCGGGCTGCTGACCGGCCAATATTTGTCGGGTTCTGGCATGCAAGCATGATCTTCCCGCTCTGGTATCTACGCCGCTACCGTCCCGTGGGATTGGTTAGTCAATCCAGTGATGGGGATCTTATAGCCGGTCTTCTCGAGTCCTGGGGCTATTCGCCTTTCCGGGGCAGTAGTACCAAGGGCAGCCGCAAAGCCCTGCGGATTATGATGCGCATGCTGGACCAGCCTGGTGTCATCATGGCAAACGCCATGGATGGTCCCTTGGGGCCTGCCAAAGTTGCCAAAGAAGGTGGGCTGGCTTTGGCTGCCAGGAAGGGGGCAATCATCATTCCTATTTCAGGAGCCGCCAGTCGGCGCTGGACCTTCACCCAGAGCTGGGACCGCTTTCAGCTGCCCAAACCCTTTGGCCGGATTGTTATTCAGTTTGGACCGCCTATCGAGTCTGATCCCGGTATAGCCGCAAGTGATCTGGCTCAGCTCATGGGCGAGCAGCTAAACCGGTTGGAAGCGGAGGCCGATGCTTACACGGCGCACCTGGGCTAA
- the gap gene encoding type I glyceraldehyde-3-phosphate dehydrogenase — MRVAINGFGRIGRSVYRILHYRDDINVVAINDLYDHEVLAYLLQYDTIMRAFPEKVTIEDGHLKTSRDRVRMLTEREVTALPWGEMGIDVVVESTGVFRKQAQLELHLDAGAKRVILTVPAKDEIDYTVVIGVNEDRLKPEHRIISNASCTTNCLAPMAKVLHDSFGIVEGIINTVHAYTNDQRLADVPHKDWRRSRAAAENIIPTTTGAARAVGKVLPELAGRLDGIACRVPVPDGSVVDLVCELEKEVTVEDIHAAVRDAAATPRLKNILTYSSLPIVSRDIIGDPHSSIYDAPFTKVSGGHFVKTLNWYDNEWGYAHRVVDLIGIFGSWED, encoded by the coding sequence ATGAGAGTAGCTATCAACGGATTCGGCCGCATTGGCCGCTCGGTATATCGCATCCTGCATTACCGTGATGACATCAACGTCGTGGCCATCAACGATCTGTATGATCATGAAGTGCTGGCATATCTGCTCCAATACGATACGATTATGCGGGCCTTTCCGGAAAAGGTCACCATCGAGGACGGGCATTTGAAAACCTCCCGGGACCGGGTGCGAATGCTGACCGAACGAGAGGTCACTGCGTTACCCTGGGGTGAGATGGGGATCGACGTGGTGGTTGAATCGACGGGCGTCTTCCGGAAACAGGCCCAACTTGAGCTCCACCTGGATGCGGGAGCCAAGCGGGTGATCCTGACGGTTCCCGCCAAGGATGAGATCGACTACACCGTGGTTATCGGCGTCAATGAAGACCGCCTTAAGCCGGAGCACCGGATCATTTCCAACGCCAGCTGCACCACCAACTGCCTGGCACCCATGGCCAAGGTGCTGCATGACAGTTTCGGTATTGTGGAAGGCATCATCAACACCGTGCATGCTTATACCAATGACCAGCGTCTGGCCGACGTGCCCCACAAGGACTGGCGCCGCAGCCGGGCCGCAGCGGAGAATATCATACCCACAACTACCGGCGCCGCCCGGGCCGTGGGAAAGGTACTGCCCGAACTGGCTGGCCGGCTGGACGGCATCGCCTGCCGCGTTCCCGTCCCGGATGGGTCGGTGGTAGACCTGGTCTGCGAGCTGGAAAAGGAAGTGACCGTAGAGGATATCCATGCGGCCGTGCGCGATGCCGCCGCCACACCACGTTTGAAAAACATCCTGACCTACTCCAGCCTGCCCATCGTCTCCCGCGACATCATTGGTGATCCCCACTCATCCATATACGACGCTCCGTTCACCAAGGTATCCGGCGGCCACTTCGTGAAAACGCTGAACTGGTATGACAACGAGTGGGGGTACGCCCACCGGGTGGTTGACCTGATTGGAATCTTCGGCAGCTGGGAGGACTAA
- a CDS encoding M15 family metallopeptidase: protein MKRKYGVLTIRMAVPGLLGLVLMALLVAQEGPGTESARRRLFPIDPKAYLLGQFRPDTTRDFLRLPRSLTAGRSAYLRTEAAEALIRMAQAALTDGVRLKVVSATRSFDEQRAIWDAKFTGSRRSMGRNLARDYPDTTERCLAILQYSSAPGISRHHWGTDVDLNSTDPAYWRTGSGLKALHWLERQALDYGFVMAYPPDRERGHRYEPWHWSYQPLARPLLRNYYRRFVSDADLDGFLGAAAVRQLPWQEWYVYGVAEVLR, encoded by the coding sequence ATGAAACGAAAATACGGGGTGCTTACAATCCGCATGGCTGTCCCTGGCTTGCTGGGGCTGGTTCTCATGGCCCTGTTGGTAGCCCAGGAAGGTCCGGGTACTGAATCCGCCCGCCGCCGGCTCTTCCCCATCGATCCCAAGGCCTACCTCCTGGGCCAATTCAGGCCGGACACCACCCGCGATTTTTTGCGCCTGCCCCGGAGCCTTACCGCCGGTCGCAGCGCCTATTTGCGGACTGAAGCCGCCGAGGCGCTGATACGCATGGCCCAGGCCGCCCTGACAGATGGAGTGCGCCTGAAGGTGGTCTCGGCTACCCGCAGCTTCGACGAGCAGCGGGCTATCTGGGACGCGAAGTTTACCGGATCGCGCCGCTCCATGGGGCGCAACCTGGCCCGCGATTATCCCGACACCACTGAACGCTGCCTGGCTATCCTGCAGTATTCGTCAGCACCGGGCATCTCCCGCCACCATTGGGGCACCGACGTGGACCTTAACAGCACCGATCCCGCTTATTGGCGGACCGGCAGCGGGTTAAAAGCCCTGCACTGGCTCGAACGCCAGGCCCTTGATTACGGGTTCGTTATGGCTTATCCGCCGGATCGCGAGCGTGGCCATCGCTACGAGCCGTGGCACTGGTCTTACCAGCCCCTGGCCCGGCCTCTGCTGCGGAACTACTACCGTCGCTTTGTTTCGGATGCGGACCTGGATGGCTTCCTGGGGGCGGCGGCGGTGCGCCAGCTGCCGTGGCAGGAATGGTATGTATACGGGGTGGCTGAGGTGCTCAGATGA
- the lpxB gene encoding lipid-A-disaccharide synthase — MSTTATSERRFFIVAGEVSGDHHGAALMAAMRQLDPSCRFSGIGGAHMQALGMECLYNAEEMALVGFWEVLRRIPFLLRALQRSADYILSWQPERVILIDYPGFNLRLARRLRQARIPVTYYISPQLWAWREGRITTIRNCVEQLMVIFPFEVDWYRQRGVEARFVGHPLLEEAPPETSRQDYLEGLGLDHQQPVLTLFPGSRRQELERHLPLFDEAASLLKKELPQLQVVLGLARGLLPDLVPEDMRRRTLVTTSQPRLALRYADAAIVASGTATLEGAVWGVPIVVVYRVAPLSWWLGRRLVNLPYASMVNILSGAEVVPEFLQDRAQPGAIARAALSFFQDPARREAVLQKLALVRQSLMAPASGNGGQPVGETDTTPGDKGASYQAARAILRAE; from the coding sequence GTGAGCACAACCGCTACCTCGGAACGCCGCTTCTTCATTGTGGCCGGTGAGGTCTCCGGAGATCATCACGGTGCTGCCTTGATGGCGGCCATGCGGCAGCTGGACCCGTCCTGCCGCTTCTCCGGCATTGGTGGTGCCCATATGCAGGCGTTGGGTATGGAATGTCTCTATAATGCCGAGGAAATGGCCCTGGTGGGATTCTGGGAGGTGCTCCGACGGATACCTTTCCTCTTAAGGGCCCTGCAACGGTCTGCTGATTACATTTTGAGCTGGCAGCCCGAACGGGTGATACTCATCGATTATCCGGGATTCAATCTCCGCCTGGCCCGGCGACTCCGCCAGGCCCGCATCCCGGTCACCTATTACATCAGTCCCCAGCTGTGGGCCTGGAGGGAGGGGCGGATTACTACTATCCGCAACTGTGTGGAGCAGCTGATGGTGATCTTCCCCTTCGAGGTGGACTGGTACCGTCAGCGGGGGGTGGAGGCCAGGTTTGTGGGGCATCCCCTCCTGGAGGAGGCACCGCCGGAAACCTCCCGGCAGGATTACCTGGAAGGGCTCGGCCTGGATCACCAGCAGCCGGTCTTGACCCTTTTCCCGGGCAGTCGCCGGCAGGAATTGGAGCGCCATCTGCCACTCTTCGACGAGGCTGCCTCCCTCCTTAAGAAGGAGCTGCCCCAATTGCAGGTAGTGCTGGGACTGGCCCGCGGCCTTTTGCCCGACCTGGTGCCGGAGGACATGCGTCGAAGAACGCTGGTCACTACCTCCCAGCCCCGCCTGGCTCTGCGCTATGCTGACGCCGCCATCGTCGCCTCAGGTACCGCCACCCTGGAAGGGGCGGTGTGGGGTGTACCCATAGTGGTGGTTTATCGGGTAGCCCCCCTCTCGTGGTGGCTGGGCCGGCGGCTGGTGAATCTGCCCTACGCGAGCATGGTCAACATCCTTTCAGGAGCTGAGGTGGTTCCGGAATTCCTCCAGGATCGCGCCCAGCCGGGGGCTATCGCCAGGGCGGCGCTGTCTTTTTTCCAGGATCCGGCCCGGCGCGAGGCTGTGTTGCAGAAACTGGCCCTGGTTCGGCAGTCGCTGATGGCTCCGGCGTCTGGCAATGGTGGGCAGCCTGTGGGAGAGACGGATACTACGCCCGGGGATAAAGGGGCCTCCTATCAGGCGGCCCGGGCGATTTTGCGGGCGGAATAA